CACGGGCAATCCAACCCTGTTGGTTCTCGACGAGGCCTGGGTCTATCTCGACAATCCGCTCTTCGCTGCGCGCATCCGCGAATGGCTGAAGGTCCTGCGCAAGAAGAACGTCTCGGTGATCTTCGCGACGCAGTCGCTGGCGGACGTGGCCGACAGCGCCATCGCACCCGCCATCATCGAGTCCTGCCCGCAGCGCATTTTCCTTCCCAACGACCGCGCCGTCGAGCCGCAGGCACGGGCCGCTTATGAGCGCTTCGGTCTCAACGATCGGCAGATCGAACTGATCGCGCAGGCAACGCCCAAACGGCACTACTACCTGCAATCGCGCCGCGGCAACCGGCTGTTCGAGCTGGGCCTCGGTCCCGTGGCGCTGGCGCTCTGCGGCGCCTCCGATTCCGCCGCGCAGACGCTCATCGACACGATCCTGGCCGAGCACGGCCGGGAGACCTTCGCCGCCAAGTTCCTGAGGGCGCGCGGCCTCGATTGGGCCGCTGACATCATCGGCCGGTTCTCTCCCCAAACACAGGAGCCAACACCATGAAACGCACGTCTCTCGCGGCGCTCGTCGCCGCGTCGCTCGCTATCGGCTTGCCACAGGCGGGCCATGCCGCCTGGCCGGTCTTCGATGCCACCAACTACGGTCAGAATGTCCTGCAGGCGGCGCGGGCGCTGGAGCAGATCAACAACCAGATCCAGCAGCTCCAGAACCAGGCGGTCATGTTGCAGAACATGGCAAAGAACCTTCAGCGGCTGGATTTCTCCTCGCTCGGACAACTCCAGGGGGCGCTGAACCGTATCGACGGGCTGATGATGCAGGTCGACGGCCTCAGCTTCGACCTGACGCAGCTCGAAGGCCAGTGGCGGCAGCAATATCCAAGCTCGTACGACGCCACGGTCAGCACCAGCGATATCGCCACTGCCGCGCGCGAGCGCTGGCAGAGTGCCATGAACGCTTTCCGCCAAACCATGCGGGTGCAATCGCAGATCGTCGAGAACGTGCGCGCCGACGAAGGGCTACTCACCGATCTCGTCAATCGGAGCCAGGGCGCCGTCGGGGCGCTGCAGGCGCAGCAGGCCGCCAACCAGCTCATTGCCCTCTCAGCCAAGCAGCAGATGCAGATCCAGACGCTGATGGCCGCCCATTACCGGGCCGAGGCCGAAGACGCCGCGCGCAAGGCGCAGGCGGAGGAAGCGGCGCGCGAGACCACGCGCAGGTTCCTCGGGTCCGGCTCCGCCTATTCCGGGAACTGACGGACGGGGAGGCGGCGCGCGATGAACGATCTCGGCATTATCGACCGGTTCATGGAGACCTTCAGCCGCTACATCGACAGCGGCTTCGGACTCCTGTCGGGTGACGTCGCCTTCCTCACCACCATCCTGATCGGCATCGACATCACGCTGGCAGGCCTGTTCTGGGCTCTGGGCGGCGAGGACAACATCATCGGGCGCCTGATCCGGAAGGTGCTCTATGTCGGCGTCTTCGCGCTGATCCTCAACAACTTCCAGAACCTTGCCGAGATCATCTACAGGTCCTTCTCCGGTCTCGGCATCCAGGCCGCGCCCGGCACGCTCGCCGCCGACGATCTGCTCAAACCTGGCAAGATCGCCGCCACCGGTTATGAGGCGGCGTATCCGCTAATCGATCAGGTCGGCAATCTCGTCGGCTTTCCGGAAATCTTCGGCAACGCACTCACCGTCTTCGTCCTGCTGCTGGCCTGGTTCCTGGTCCTCATCGCCTTCTTCATTCTGGCGATCCAGCTCTTCATCACGGTGCTCGAGTTCAAACTGACGACGCTCGCCGGTTTCGTCCTGGTGCCCTTCGCGCTCTGGAACAAGACGTCGTTCCTCGCCGAACGGGTTCTCGGCAACGTGATTTCCTCCGGCATCAAGGTGATGGTGCTCGCCGTCATCGTCGGCATCGGCTCGACGCTGTTCGCTTCCTTCACCAACGGCCTTCAGGGTCAGGAACCAGACCTTGCCGCCGCCATGTCGCAGGTGCTGGGCGCCCTGGCGCTGCTCGGTCTCGGCATCTTCGGCCCCGGCATCGCTTCGGGTCTTGTATCCGGAGCACCGCAGCTCGGCGCCGGCGCCGCCCTCGGCGCAACTGGTGCTGCGGTGGGCGCGACCATGCTCGCCGGTGGCGCGGCGCTTGCCGGGGCGCGCATGGCCGCTGGCGGCGGTCTTTCCGCCATCCGCGCGGGCACGGCGATGGGGTCTGCCGCTTCTTCCGCCTACCAACTGGGACAGGCGACCTCCGGGACGTCGGGCATGGCAGGCGCCGCGGCCGGTGTTGGTGGCATGGCGCGCGCTGCCGGCGGAGCCGCCACAAACGCCGCGCGCCAAGTCGCGGGTCGCGCCTCTTCCTCTCTGAAAGAAAGCGCCGATGCCGGACGCCGTGGCGCCTGGACGGCCACCGGCGGCACACCGACCGCCTCCATGTCGGAGGCAAGCGCCGCATCGGCGGGCATCCCCTCCAGTTCCCCGCCGGATTGGGCGAACCGCCTGCGCTCCGAACAGGCGGCGCGTGCGCATCGGCAGACCGCCACCCAAGCCATCAAGGACGGTGACCGGCCCGGCAACGGCGCCAATCCCTCCCTCAATGACAAGGACGACTGACCCATGTTCTTCCGACGACCGATTCAACGATACGGCACGACGCCGGAGCCCGTCACTCCCTATCAGAGGGCCGCCCAGCTCTGGGACGAGCGCATCGGC
This genomic interval from Oceanibaculum nanhaiense contains the following:
- the trbJ gene encoding P-type conjugative transfer protein TrbJ; protein product: MKRTSLAALVAASLAIGLPQAGHAAWPVFDATNYGQNVLQAARALEQINNQIQQLQNQAVMLQNMAKNLQRLDFSSLGQLQGALNRIDGLMMQVDGLSFDLTQLEGQWRQQYPSSYDATVSTSDIATAARERWQSAMNAFRQTMRVQSQIVENVRADEGLLTDLVNRSQGAVGALQAQQAANQLIALSAKQQMQIQTLMAAHYRAEAEDAARKAQAEEAARETTRRFLGSGSAYSGN
- the trbL gene encoding P-type conjugative transfer protein TrbL, whose translation is MNDLGIIDRFMETFSRYIDSGFGLLSGDVAFLTTILIGIDITLAGLFWALGGEDNIIGRLIRKVLYVGVFALILNNFQNLAEIIYRSFSGLGIQAAPGTLAADDLLKPGKIAATGYEAAYPLIDQVGNLVGFPEIFGNALTVFVLLLAWFLVLIAFFILAIQLFITVLEFKLTTLAGFVLVPFALWNKTSFLAERVLGNVISSGIKVMVLAVIVGIGSTLFASFTNGLQGQEPDLAAAMSQVLGALALLGLGIFGPGIASGLVSGAPQLGAGAALGATGAAVGATMLAGGAALAGARMAAGGGLSAIRAGTAMGSAASSAYQLGQATSGTSGMAGAAAGVGGMARAAGGAATNAARQVAGRASSSLKESADAGRRGAWTATGGTPTASMSEASAASAGIPSSSPPDWANRLRSEQAARAHRQTATQAIKDGDRPGNGANPSLNDKDD